The genomic window TTGCCCATGGGCGGCCAGAGGCCCAGGTCCAGCCCCTCCTCCCAGAGGCGGCTGCTCCGGAGGGCCTCGCCGTGGAGGACCCCGGAGGCACCCATGGACCAGGCCCGGGCCACGAAGCTGTGGCCCAGGGGCAGGACCGGCATGCCGTCGAAGGTGGCCCCGTTCCAGCGCACGCCGTCGTAGTAGCTGCCGCTGCCGTGCAGGCGGTAGGCGGTGAGGCCCGTGGCCCCCACCTCCACCCGCACCTCGGAGAGGATGCGCAGGAGCAGCGTCCTGGGATCGTGCTCGGTGAGGATCTCCCGGCTCAGGGCCAGGAGGCGCGCCAGGCTGCCGCTGCGCTGCTCCAGGGCGGCCTGGGCCTCCATGAGCTTGCGGTTGGCCTCCTGCGCCTCCTTGAGCTGGATCTCCAGGTGCTCGAGCATCTGGACGTTGAACTGGCGCAGGGCCGGGGCTTCCAGGGCCTTTTCCAGCTCCTCCCGGCGGCCCAGGAGGAAGGCCCCCACCTGGTCCACGAAGGTGAAGGGGTCCAGGGGCTTGGGAATGAAGCCGTCGCAGCCCGCCACCAGCGCCGTCTCGCGCTCGGCCTTCTGGGTCTTGGCGGTCAGGGCCACCAGGGGCGTGGCCTTGAGTTCGGGGTCGTGCTTGAACTTGGTGGCCACCTCGAAGCCCGACAGGCCCGGAAGGTTGATGTCCAGGAGCACGAGGGCGGGCTTGAGCTGGAGGGCCATCTCGTAGCCCTTGAGGCCCTCCTCGGCCCAGTGCATGTCGTAGCCGGCCTGGGAAAGCAGGCGCTGCACGAGCCTCCAGTTCACGAAATTGTCCTCGATGCAGAGGATCTTCGGCGCAGTCATGATTCGGCCTCCGGCAGGAGCGGGAGGTCCACCGTGAAGGTGCTCCCCCTGCCCTTCTCGCTTTCAACGGTGATCTTCCCGTCCATGGCCATCACCAGGCGCTGGGAGAGGGCCAGGCCCAGCCCGGTGCCGCCGAAGCGGCGCGTGATGCTGCCGTCGACCTGCTGGAAGGGCCTGAAGAGCCTCTGCATCTCGTTCCCGCTCATGCCGATGCCGGTGTCCCTGATGGCGATGCGCAGGCGATCCCCGGCGCGCTCCATGCGCACGGAGACGCTGCCCTGCTCGGTGAACTTGATGGCGTTGCCCACCAGGTTGGTGAGCACCTGCCTGAAGCGCACGGTGTCCCCCAGGATCCGGCACGGCCCGCCCAGGACCTCGACGGTGAAGCGGATGGGGCGGTTCGCGATGAGGCCCGTGGCCAGGGCGGCCACCTCCTCCAGGGCGGGCCCGGGGTCCATGGGGACCAGGTCCAGCTCGAACCGGCCCGCCTCGATCTTGGAGAGGTCCAGGATGGAGTCGATCATGCCCAGGAGGTTCCGGCCGTTCTGGTGGATGATGGACAGGTCCATCTTCACGTCGGAGGGGACCCGCCCCTCCCGCTCCTGCATGAGCAGGCCCGAAAATCCGATGACGGCGTTAAGCGGCGTGCGCAGTTCGTGGCTCATGTTGGCGAGGAACTCGCTCTTGATGCGGTCCAGCTCCTGCAGCCTCTGGAGGCTCATCAGCAGGCTGTCGTTGACCTCCGTGAGCTCCTGCGTCTTCTCCTGGACCTTCTCCTCCAGGGTGCCGGCCCAGGCCTTGAGCTCGGCCCGGGACTGCTCCAGGCCCCGGGTGCGCTCCTGCACGAGCTTTTCCAGGTTGGCCCGGATCTCCTCCAGCTCCCAGATGGTCTCAAGCAGCTGCCCGGTGCGCTCGTGGACCCGGGACTCCAGGAGCTTGTTCTGGAGCTCGATCTCGTCCCGGGAAATCCTCAGCTTGTTGGTCATCACCTCGAAGCTCCGGCCAA from Geothrix sp. 21YS21S-2 includes these protein-coding regions:
- a CDS encoding ATP-binding protein, whose product is MPRFSIKTKLSAVISILVLAFGLFNLVFFPLTVKRQFQAQAEASMHQVAETASYALASAMEDRDRREVARILEGVKNIPSFSFSVVFDENGKAVDESPAAPGWVGAYGRTDGRTSTFLRPSDEILVATAPIFFRNASGDHVGTLVLGFTTDEIRQVVRVNIRQALWVGGTAVAVALLLGIYLARLYIRPLVTLTEAVQQVASGNLQGMAVGATSHDELGVLGRSFEVMTNKLRISRDEIELQNKLLESRVHERTGQLLETIWELEEIRANLEKLVQERTRGLEQSRAELKAWAGTLEEKVQEKTQELTEVNDSLLMSLQRLQELDRIKSEFLANMSHELRTPLNAVIGFSGLLMQEREGRVPSDVKMDLSIIHQNGRNLLGMIDSILDLSKIEAGRFELDLVPMDPGPALEEVAALATGLIANRPIRFTVEVLGGPCRILGDTVRFRQVLTNLVGNAIKFTEQGSVSVRMERAGDRLRIAIRDTGIGMSGNEMQRLFRPFQQVDGSITRRFGGTGLGLALSQRLVMAMDGKITVESEKGRGSTFTVDLPLLPEAES